DNA sequence from the Devosia lacusdianchii genome:
GCGGTTTTTATCGATCTTTGCGGTGATACCAGTCAAATGCCCGTCCTCCCAAACCCTGGTCATGAAGCCTTCGCCTAGGCGCTGGCAAAGGGCAAGAGCGCGACATTGGGCTAGAGATAGCCCAGCTCCCAAGAGCCTCCGCTGGTCAACGCGGAAATCAAGATGAATAGGGCCACCGCCGCGGCGACGTAGATGACAATTGACTTCGGGCTCATACCCTTAATTATCAATCGGAAATCAAATGAAATCAAACCGGGGCGGGATACGTCCGGGGGCGGGTAGACCGCAAGGCGGTAAGTCTCGCGCGACCAAGCAAGCGAAGGCTACACTGAGCGAGCTGGCCCGTGCCTACACGACCACGGCGCTCAACGTGCTCGTCTCCGTCGCCCAGAAAGGCGAGAGCGAAAGCGCCCGTGTCGCAGCTGCAAACGCCATCCTCGATCGGGGGTATGGCAAGCCGAAGCAGTCTCATGAAGTGGCTGGCCCTGGTGGCGGCCCGATACCAACCGTCGACCTGACCAACATGAGCGACGATGACCTCAACCGCCTCGAAGCTCTCTTCGGTCCGCTTGCCGGTGCCGCCGGCGACGATGCTGAAGCAGATCAGGGCGGAGAAGGAGAGGCGGGCGAAGGAGGCTGAGCGGCAGCGCATCGCGGTCGATGCCGAACGCATCAAGGCCCGGTGCCAGACCCTGGATGGCTTCATCGAAGAATTCTGGTCCATCCTCGAGCCGAAGCGCGAGCTGAAGTTCGGATGGGCATTGCTGGCCATGTGCCGGCATCTCACAGCGGTGAGCGAGGGGCTGATCCAGTTCCTGTTGATGACCGTGCCGCCGGGGATGATGAAATCCCTGCTGCTGGTCTTCTGGACCGCATGGGAGTGGGGGCCGCTGGGGCGCTCGGACATTCAGGTGCTGGCCACTTCGTATAGCCAGCCCAACGTGCTGCGCGACAACGTCAAGCTGCGCCGGCTGATCGAGAGCGACAAGTACCAGGCCCTCTGGCCGCTCAAACTGCGCGACGACCAAAACGCCAAGGGCAAGTTCGAGAACACCGGCAACGGGTTCAGCGAGGCCCGGCCGTTCAGTTCTATGACCGGCGGGCGTGGCGACCGGGTAAAGATAGACGATCCGCACTCGACCGAGACAGCGGAGAGCGACACCGAGCGCGATACTGCGGTCCGCATCTTCCGAGAGGGTATCTCGGATCGACTGAACGACGTCACGACGTCGGCGATTGTAATCATCATGCAGCGCCTGCACGAGCAGGACATCGCTGCCGTGGCCATGCAATTGGACATCGGGTTCACTCATCTGAACCTGCCCATGGAGTTCGAGCCCGACAGGGCGTGCCGAACCTATGTGAAGGGCGAACTGTTCTTCGAGGATCCGCGCACGGTCGAGGGCGAATTGCTCTTTCCCGAGCGTTTCCCGGCCCAGGAGATCGATCGGCTCAAGAAGGCCAAGGGCTCATACGCCTATTCAGGGCAGTACCAGCAGCGGCCGGCGCCCCGATCGGGGGGCATGTTCCAGCGCGGCGACTTCGAGATCGTCGATGCCGTGCCAGCAGGCGGGCAGGAATGCAGGGCGTGGGACTTCGCGGCATCGAAGGCAGTGCCTGGTCGGTCGCCTGACTGGACTGTCGGCCTGCGGATGAAATACGTCGATGGCATTTTCTATGTCAGGGACGTGAAGCGCGACCGGTGGTCGCCCGGCGATGTCGAGAAGAATCTGAAGAACACGGCAACGCAGGATGGGCAGGACGTGCGCATCCGATTGCCTGAAGACCCTGGCGCCGCCGGCAAGGCCGATGCAGCGACAAAGATCAAGCTGCTGGCTGGTTATGCGGTCACGACAGAGCGTCCTACGGGTGACAAGGCCACCCGCGCCAAGCCTGCATCAGCGCAGGCGGAAGCTGGCAACGTGAAGCTGGTCAAAGGGCCTTGGAACGACACCTTCCTCGAGGAGGTGTGCTCGTTCCCCAATGCTCAGTTCGACGACCAGGTCGATGCCTTCGCCGATGCCCTGAATGAGCTCGCATTGGTCGAGCCGCCACAGGTGATGATGTTCATGACCACCAGAAACCGGAGTTGACATGAACAATCCGCTCCGGCTGGTGGCGAACAATGCCACACGCAGCCTGTCGTCCATGTTCCCCGGTTTCTTTCCGGGCTGGTTCGGTGGTGCCAAGCACAATCACTACGCTGACTACGGCTTTCCCGTCGTCCTGGATTTCACCCAGCTCCACGGTACCTATCGACGCAACGGCATCGCCCGTGCGGCGATCAAGAAAACCGTGGCGAAGACTTGGCAGGATAACCCGTTCCTCCTCGAAAAGGAGCGCGACGGCAGCCAAGGCGGCACTACGGACGAGACGACGCTCGAAGAGCAAATCCGCATCCACTTCGACAAGCTCCGCCTCTGGCAGAACCTGGCCAAGGCAGACGGTCGCAGCATGGTCGGCAAGTATGCCGCGGTGATCCTGCGCCTGGCCGACAGCAAGAAGTTTGCAGAGCCCGTCGATCGCGTGCCCGGCGGCCTTGAAGGGCTGGTCGAAATCATCCCTGCATGGGAAGGCCAGCTAACGGTCTCCCAGTGGGACGATGACGAGACTTCGGAGACCTATGGTCAGCCGAAGATGTTCCAGTTCAACGAGGCCAATGTAGCCACCGGGAAGGCCAACCACAGGGCCTTCTCGGTCCATCCTGACCGTGTTGTCATCTGGTCCGAAGATGGCACCGTGCACGGCGAGAGTGCGCTGGAGCCGGGCTACAACGACCTCCTGACCATGGAGAAGATCGTCGGTGCCGGGGGCGAGGGGTTCTGGAAGAACGCCAAGTCTGCGCCGGTCTTCGAGATCGACAAGGACGCCAAGCTCGACCAGATGATGAAGGCCATGGGCGCCGCCAACGGCGAGGAACTGGCCAACAAGATGGACGAGCAGGTGGAAGCCTATCAAAAGGGCTTCGACCAGATGCTGATGGTCATGGGCATGCAGGCAAAGACGCTCGGCGTCACGTTGCCCAGTCCGGAGCATTTCTTCGGCATTACCCTGCAGTCGTTTGCGGCCTCGGTGTCGATGCCTCTCAAGGTGCTGGTGGGCAACCAGACCGGTGAGCGCGCCTCGTCGGAGGACAATGAGGACTGGGCGCTCTTCAACATGTCCCGCCGCAAGAACATCGCCGTGCCCAACATCATGGTGCTGGTGGGGCGCCTCGTGACCTTCGGCATGCTGCCCAAGAAGGACTGGTTTGTGGACTGGGCAAGCCTGGTCAATCCCGGCCCTAACGAGGTGCTGGAGCGCGTCGAGCGCATGGCCAACGTCAACGACAAGATGAAGGACACTGGGGAACTGGTGTTCACGCCGGAAGAGATGCGCAAGGAAACTGGGCGCGAGCCGCTGAGCCCGTCTGAGGCTGTCCGCGACCATATCTCGGATGAAGACGAAGACGCCGCCCATGGGCTCCCCAAGCCCGGCAATGAGCCTGCGGGCGAGGAATAAAGGAAACCCTTATGGCTTGGTTCGTGCAGCCCCTTCAACGCAAGGATACGTGTGGCAACCCCTCTGGTCTTTGGCGCCTGTGTGCGGAAAGCGACGAAGGTGGCGGCTTCTACGCCGGATGCGAACATGACCACGCAAGCCCGGAAGAGGCGCAGGACTGCCTTGATGCGCAGCGGTTTCTCGGTGGTATCACCGGATTCCCGCACATGGAGCTGTCTTGTGAAGCCCCGTTGCCTCTGACTTTCGACTTCACGGATGAGGAGGTCGCCGCGATCAATGACCTTTCGCGCCGGCAGGACTTGAGTGCCATCGGCGTGATGCGTCAGGCGCTGCGCATGTATCAGATCAGCGTACTCGGTGCGCCTGATCTTGGGCAGATGCTGCCCCCTGCCGAATAACCGGAGCAATCCAGTGACAAAGACAATTCGTGTCAACGTGACCTCGGTCGCGAACGCTAAGGCTGTGCGCAAAGAGAAGCGCAATGGCCGTGACGTGATCATTGTGCCGAGCGCCACGCTGCCCGACGACATCGTCATGAACGGCAGTCTCGGCCCGATCCTGTACCCGGCCGATGAGATCAAGAAGTCGTTCAAGGGACTGGAACGCACGCCTGCGCCACTCGGGCACCCGACCATCAATGGCAAGTTTGTCAGCGCCAGCGATCCCGAGGGCATCAATATCGGCCACATTGGGGCGTGGAACGAGAACGTTCG
Encoded proteins:
- a CDS encoding anti-CBASS protein Acb1 family protein is translated as MNNPLRLVANNATRSLSSMFPGFFPGWFGGAKHNHYADYGFPVVLDFTQLHGTYRRNGIARAAIKKTVAKTWQDNPFLLEKERDGSQGGTTDETTLEEQIRIHFDKLRLWQNLAKADGRSMVGKYAAVILRLADSKKFAEPVDRVPGGLEGLVEIIPAWEGQLTVSQWDDDETSETYGQPKMFQFNEANVATGKANHRAFSVHPDRVVIWSEDGTVHGESALEPGYNDLLTMEKIVGAGGEGFWKNAKSAPVFEIDKDAKLDQMMKAMGAANGEELANKMDEQVEAYQKGFDQMLMVMGMQAKTLGVTLPSPEHFFGITLQSFAASVSMPLKVLVGNQTGERASSEDNEDWALFNMSRRKNIAVPNIMVLVGRLVTFGMLPKKDWFVDWASLVNPGPNEVLERVERMANVNDKMKDTGELVFTPEEMRKETGREPLSPSEAVRDHISDEDEDAAHGLPKPGNEPAGEE
- the terL gene encoding phage terminase large subunit, yielding MTSTASKLSSVRLPVPPATMLKQIRAEKERRAKEAERQRIAVDAERIKARCQTLDGFIEEFWSILEPKRELKFGWALLAMCRHLTAVSEGLIQFLLMTVPPGMMKSLLLVFWTAWEWGPLGRSDIQVLATSYSQPNVLRDNVKLRRLIESDKYQALWPLKLRDDQNAKGKFENTGNGFSEARPFSSMTGGRGDRVKIDDPHSTETAESDTERDTAVRIFREGISDRLNDVTTSAIVIIMQRLHEQDIAAVAMQLDIGFTHLNLPMEFEPDRACRTYVKGELFFEDPRTVEGELLFPERFPAQEIDRLKKAKGSYAYSGQYQQRPAPRSGGMFQRGDFEIVDAVPAGGQECRAWDFAASKAVPGRSPDWTVGLRMKYVDGIFYVRDVKRDRWSPGDVEKNLKNTATQDGQDVRIRLPEDPGAAGKADAATKIKLLAGYAVTTERPTGDKATRAKPASAQAEAGNVKLVKGPWNDTFLEEVCSFPNAQFDDQVDAFADALNELALVEPPQVMMFMTTRNRS